One Triplophysa rosa linkage group LG8, Trosa_1v2, whole genome shotgun sequence genomic window, TCATATACACGTctattgatttgtttttttttaaggtcACTATAAACAACAAGGAAAGATCGAGTGACGGTGGGAGTGGCTTGCAGCAGAACAATGGAGGCAATCCATTACAACCCCCCCATTGCAACTGATGTGGTAGTCCTGCTTCACAGGTTGAGTATGCTATTGTGAGCACCATAGAAGTCGCCTGTGAGGACAACATTATAATGAACAAGTTTAAGTGAAAAccaaaatgaattttatttgtCTAATGTGATCTCTGCTAACCTCTGCTCTGCTATAgggttgtgcttttatttcatttcggTCTTGGCTTCATGAGAAGcttgtcagtggattattaatttcagtgtattttatctttcacattttttatttgttaatgtagCACCTCCTCACTCAGTGCTAGAAATTGGTCATTGTTATCAGTTTACCATAGTAACCAGGACAACTCATTGCTGAAACTCCCCAGCTCTTAAAATGAAGACTTCAAAATAAGAGCAGCTTTGTTGCTGAATAACAACAATCCCATCAACGGTTCCTACGTCGACAATGtctaataatgttaaataaaccCCCATCCTCACAATTAAAAGTAATAGCTATAGCTACATGGAATCAGATTagttgtaaaaaaaaccttgcaaatatttataaacgtgcacgtttgttttgtttttgtaataaggtTTTATTCAGTCAGAAGTGCCATCATTGTCTCCCTCACTTTTATTTTCTAATTACAGTAAATACTGTATCCAGCGAGCttggtcatttgattaaaagAATAGCATTTTCCTctatatgtatatacattttgtataaCTACAAAAAGGACCTAAGGTGCCAAAAATGTTCGAAATAGAATGTATTGGTTGGACGCCCCTGTGTACCTTATTCACCAGCGACACGCATTCTAGAATGATCATCAGACATATTCGCAAATTCGCGACTTCAGCCTTTTTGACGTCTTCAGGCTTCCGTACTGCTACAGATGGCGCTTCTAGAGATGCGGATATTTTAGGTTTATGCTATTTCTCCTAGATGTTAATATCACAATAACACGGTGTTTTATTCAAGGTGGAAATCGGACGGACTACATCCCAAATAGACATATCATTTCGTATTCGGAGACGAGTGacatttcctttgttttgtgtaaGTTGGTGTATGTTGTGCTTGTGCGTGTCACATTCTGGGCCTATCATCCTTTCGTGACCGATAACGTTACTGGAGAAAACGATTGTCttaacattttcagtttttgcaGAAAAGGGTCGACTGTGTTTCTCACTAAGGCGTGTTTGATTATTTGGTTTGGCCGAGGACGATATTggctgtaaatgtttttatcagACGATATTGTGTTTGAAGCACGTGTAGATGGCATAGATCGCGGTTCATTCCTGAATGTATAATTATTAACGGTATCACACAACGTtcggtgtgtctgtgtgttgtgaAAATAAGGTTATGATACAATTAttggaaataatttttttacacGTTCTACCGAATCGGAAAGCAAAAACGGGTTCGATAAAAATGGCTGCATGTCACTTTTCGGCGATTGATTTTATAGGCTACATGAAAACGTTGATGGAGTAATAGAGTTTAGAAATTAAACGGGTGCATTGTATAGTAGATCCTAGGCCTAAGGGGTTTCTAAGAAAGTTGTGAGGATGCAAAAACAACCTGTCATTTGTTTGTGCTGgtgatgtgaaattgtgtttTCAACTgagctgttgttttattgttcatgttTGATCAAGTGGCTGTTGTAGATCTCAACTACTTGAATAGGAATATGTTGCTGTTATCTATTGTCTGGCTTTGACTTGGGAATGGTAAATTGaaagtattattaaaatgataacaGTATCAGTATTATTAGTAATAAATTCTTTCAGTTAGCAATAGCTGTGTTAGTTGTAATTTCTAacttttgtaatgatttttctCTCTGGTAGTGGAGTCAGTGTATAAGCTTTAATTGTAATGCCGAAGCTAAAAGGTGCTAAACTAGTCTTTCCTGTTAATCTCAAAAGTGTGGGTTTATTTTCTGGAAGAAGGTATTATGGCTCGAGGGTGTCATTGGCTTTACATTAACTGTATATGTTAGGTTCTTGTTTCGCAACAAAACTTGGTTGTTCAAGATTGGTTTGCAAACTATACTTTGGAGCTGTTTTCAATATTTTGATGTGCAGGGAACGTTTGTGTCAGCTATAATGCTATTATATGTACCCCTTCTGTCTGCAGGTGCTGTTGTGTGTGCTCCATCATGGCTGTGGTCATCCGATTACAGGGGCTCAGAACCACGGCTGGTTCTGAGGACATTCGCAATTTCTTCACTGGCCTCAAAATCCCTGATGGTGGGGTTCATATAATTGGTGGGGAGCTTGATGAAGCGTTTATGATATTTGCATCTGACGAAGATGCGAGACGAGCCATGACGCGCTCTGGGGGCTGCATTAAGGGCTCCCCTGTTAACTTGCTTCTGAGTAGCAAGTCAGAAATGCAGAAGGTTCTTGAGGAGAGCACTAGAAGGTCTGAGTTGAAAGGCAGGGGGATGTACGAGGAGGGTGGTAAAAGACCTTCTATGGAAACAGGTCCTCCGCAGTTCAATAAAGACCCGAGAGCAGACATGCGAAGGGTAGACCATCAAGAGAGGAACAGACCCTCTCCAAATTCTTTCGGTGACACGCAAAGCCAGAGGGAAGGGGCCGTGTCTGAGATGGATGATGTTTATCTAAAGTTGAATGGGATGCCGTACTCCGCAACCAAAGAAAATGTGCGTAACTTTTTTGATGGGTTACAAATTGAAGATATGCTCTTTTTGAGGAATCATCGTGGAACATTCAACGGACAAGCTTTTGTACGGTTTGTTACTGCAGAGGATGCCATCGAAGGTCTGAAGAGAGATCGAAAATACATGGGACCACGGTACATACAAGTAACAAGATGCTCAGAAGAGCAGTGGCTGATGGCAGGGGGGCTTGTTAGACCAGACGGTTCAAAGAGACAATCCTTAGATCGGACGAGATCTCAATCTCCTGCTTCCTACAGGTCACGGTCTCGTTCCCCCTCCAGTGATGAATACTGTGTCTTGTTTGAAAACTTGGCTATTGGTATTGAGAAGAGAGATTTGAGGGCACTGCTTAATCCGATTTCTTTGAAGGATGACCAAATTATTATCTTTGCCCAAAAACAGGACGATAGGACCAAGTCGGCTATCGTGGTGTTTAGAAATCTTACAGATTATTGCGCTGGCTTGGCTCATCATAAGGACACATTGCTGCATCGTGCCGCGTATGCGTCACCCATCTCCAAGGAAAAAATGGTTGGCATGTTGGAATCGTCTGTTGACGGACAGAATGACAGAAAAGGGTTGAAGCGATCAGCTGACGTGCCCCAGGCTCAAAGAGATGCTCCGGACTCGGAGATGAAATGTGTCTACGTACGCAACCTGCCCTTTGATGTTCGGAAAGTGGAGATCATGGACTTCTTCCATGGATTCGCGCTCTCTGAGGATAGGGTTATTTTATTGCATGATGAAAGAGGAGCTGGGCTTGGTGAAGCTTTGGTGATCTTTCAGTCGGAGGAGGCGGCCGTAACGGCACAGTCCCTGAATGGACGGAGGTTTCTTGGATCACAAGTCATGCTCAAGTGCATTACAATGGCCCAGATGAGGGA contains:
- the rbm12bb gene encoding RNA binding motif protein 12Bb isoform X1; the encoded protein is MEAIHYNPPIATDVVVLLHRCCCVCSIMAVVIRLQGLRTTAGSEDIRNFFTGLKIPDGGVHIIGGELDEAFMIFASDEDARRAMTRSGGCIKGSPVNLLLSSKSEMQKVLEESTRRSELKGRGMYEEGGKRPSMETGPPQFNKDPRADMRRVDHQERNRPSPNSFGDTQSQREGAVSEMDDVYLKLNGMPYSATKENVRNFFDGLQIEDMLFLRNHRGTFNGQAFVRFVTAEDAIEGLKRDRKYMGPRYIQVTRCSEEQWLMAGGLVRPDGSKRQSLDRTRSQSPASYRSRSRSPSSDEYCVLFENLAIGIEKRDLRALLNPISLKDDQIIIFAQKQDDRTKSAIVVFRNLTDYCAGLAHHKDTLLHRAAYASPISKEKMVGMLESSVDGQNDRKGLKRSADVPQAQRDAPDSEMKCVYVRNLPFDVRKVEIMDFFHGFALSEDRVILLHDERGAGLGEALVIFQSEEAAVTAQSLNGRRFLGSQVMLKCITMAQMREFGVNDHSTVSPQGQNYPRPQEVFNDGPCFNTQMQPDDCNMQRGYGGDCFEPNFNRNNAFRPGPDGNGHHGYGKPDQQFEGPTCIKLLNLPSQIRIDEIYDFCYGYRVIPGSASLLYDRNGAPRRCATVVFETHREALTALQELNGRPIGTRKIQVVFE
- the rbm12bb gene encoding RNA binding motif protein 12Bb isoform X2, encoding MAVVIRLQGLRTTAGSEDIRNFFTGLKIPDGGVHIIGGELDEAFMIFASDEDARRAMTRSGGCIKGSPVNLLLSSKSEMQKVLEESTRRSELKGRGMYEEGGKRPSMETGPPQFNKDPRADMRRVDHQERNRPSPNSFGDTQSQREGAVSEMDDVYLKLNGMPYSATKENVRNFFDGLQIEDMLFLRNHRGTFNGQAFVRFVTAEDAIEGLKRDRKYMGPRYIQVTRCSEEQWLMAGGLVRPDGSKRQSLDRTRSQSPASYRSRSRSPSSDEYCVLFENLAIGIEKRDLRALLNPISLKDDQIIIFAQKQDDRTKSAIVVFRNLTDYCAGLAHHKDTLLHRAAYASPISKEKMVGMLESSVDGQNDRKGLKRSADVPQAQRDAPDSEMKCVYVRNLPFDVRKVEIMDFFHGFALSEDRVILLHDERGAGLGEALVIFQSEEAAVTAQSLNGRRFLGSQVMLKCITMAQMREFGVNDHSTVSPQGQNYPRPQEVFNDGPCFNTQMQPDDCNMQRGYGGDCFEPNFNRNNAFRPGPDGNGHHGYGKPDQQFEGPTCIKLLNLPSQIRIDEIYDFCYGYRVIPGSASLLYDRNGAPRRCATVVFETHREALTALQELNGRPIGTRKIQVVFE